The following coding sequences lie in one Danio rerio strain Tuebingen ecotype United States chromosome 3, GRCz12tu, whole genome shotgun sequence genomic window:
- the LOC141374989 gene encoding NAD(P)(+)--arginine ADP-ribosyltransferase 2-like codes for MKMRIVALLLIVAALQDHRVTAVGYPLDMALNSVDDQYKGCTKKMADLVKTKYLPKELNNSKSFKEAWKVAERSFKKPENNLTNNHSIAIYLYTGLKLFRDFNNATHHGRQNYTNEKYDWYSLHFLLTEALQILKTAQNRCFDTFRGTKSEYELLNNTVRFGSFASSSYIRNKAMFFGSVSCFEIQTCAGADITDYSMLDPEKEVLIPPYETFRVTETKTRKKQKDLWCNTVYVLNSTGTRSDLNCALCRRPNKIEKKHYILL; via the exons ATGAAGATGAGGATTGTAGCTCTTCTCCTCATTGTAGCTGCTCTACAG GATCACAGAGTCACTGCTGTTGGATATCCACTGGACATGGCATTGAATTCAGTTGATGATCAGTATAAGGGATGTACCAAGAAAATGGCAGATCTGGTGAAAACAAAATATCTGCCGAAGGAACTCAATAACTCTAAATCATTCAAGGAAGCTTGGAAAGTGGCTGAAAGATCTTTTAAGAAGCCAGAAAATAACTTGACAAATAATCATTCAATTGCCATCTATCTGTACACTGGGTTAAAACTGTTTCGTGATTTCAATAATGCCACTCATCATGGCAGGCAAAACTACACAAATGAGAAATACGACTGGTATTCACTTCACTTCCTGTTAACAGAGGCCTTACAGATTCTGAAAACAGCACAAAATAGATGCTTTGATACTTTTCGTGGTACAAAGTCAGAGTATGAACTTCTCAACAACACTGTTCGTTTTGGCTCATTTGCATCTTCCTCTTATATTCGTAACAAAGCAATGTTTTTTGGAAGTGTGTCTTGTTTTGAGATTCAAACTTGTGCAGGTGCTGATATTACTGATTATTCCATGCTTGATCCTGAGAAAGAGGTGTTGATTCCTCCATATGAGACGTTTAGAGTCACTGAAACCAAGACAAGAAAGAAGCAGAAAGATCTGTGGTGTAATACTGTGTATGTGTTGAACAGCACTGGAACAAGGAGTGACCTGAACTGTGCTCTATGCAGGAGACCAAACAAAATCGAGAAAAAGCACTATATTTTGCTCTGA
- the LOC141374980 gene encoding ecto-ADP-ribosyltransferase 4-like: MKMTIEALLLIVAALQDHTSAAPVRTIYPLDMAVNSVDDQYKGCTQTMTNKTENYYLPKERSASAEFNKTWQDAEANAKKPEDNLTMSHSVALYVYTNKDSSVYSDFTKATRTEKQTYINGTFKWYSLHYLLTEAVQILKKTQPRCFLTYRGTNLQFEAQSKEVRLSSFSSSSLNRTVIQAFGNVSCFEIYTCEGANLTKYSKYPEEKEVLIPPYETFNVAAVKNRTYEKDLWCETVFVLNSTGTRSDLNCGLMNSGHHASFSYVLLIMSMLLYFNL, from the exons ATGAAGATGACGATTGAAGCTCTTCTCCTCATTGTAGCTGCTCTACAG GACCACACATCAGCTGCTCCTGTAAGAACAATATATCCACTGGACATGGCTGTGAATTCAGTTGATGATCAGTATAAGGGATGTACACAGACAATGACGAACAAGACAGAGAATTACTATCTACCGAAGGAAAGATCTGCTTCAGCTGAGTTTAATAAAACTTGGCAGGATGCAGAAGCGAATGCAAAGAAACCTGAAGATAACTTGACAATGAGTCATTCGGTCGCTCTTTATGTTTATACTAACAAAGATTCAAGTGTGTACAGTGATTTCACTAAAGCCACTCGCACTGAGAAACAGACTTATATAAACGGGACGTTTAAATGGTATTCACTTCACTATCTGCTAACAGAAGCCGTTCAGATTCTGAAGAAAACACAGCCTAGATGCTTTCTAACGTATCGTGGGACAAATCTCCAGTTTGAGGCTCAGAGCAAAGAGGTTCGCTTGAGCTCGTTTTCATCCTCGTCTCTTAATCGAACAGTAATTCAGGCTTTCGGAAACGTGTCTTGTTTTGAGATCTACACTTGTGAAGGTGCGAATCTGACGAAATACTCAAAGTATCCTGAGGAGAAAGAGGTGCTCATTCCTCCGTACGAGACGTTTAATGTCGCTGCTGTGAAAAACAGAACCTATGAGAAAGATCTGTGGTGTGAAACTGTGTTTGTGCTGAACAGCACCGGAACAAGAAGTGACCTGAACTGTGGTTTGATGAACTCTGGACACCATGCTTCTTTTAGTTACGTTTTACTAATTATGTCcatgttattatattttaacttGTAA
- the LOC108182771 gene encoding LOW QUALITY PROTEIN: T-cell ecto-ADP-ribosyltransferase 1-like (The sequence of the model RefSeq protein was modified relative to this genomic sequence to represent the inferred CDS: inserted 1 base in 1 codon), with amino-acid sequence MKMKIEALLLIVAVLQDHTAAAVKYPLDMALNSVDDQYDGCTDNMTVWVKTEYLPKELNNSKSNFKEAWKEAENHFKXAKKNITDDYLFAIYMYTGDKVFRDFNNATRSGRQNYTLGQYGWYSLHFLLTEALQILKKTQNRCFNTFRGTKSEFELLNNTIRFGSFASSSYEPKKATFFGNKSCFEIHTCEGAEITNHSKLNHEKEVLIPPYEMFRVIETKTIDKQKGLWCETVYVLNSTGIRSDLNCALTNQTHGKHNMLP; translated from the exons ATGAAAATGAAGATTGAAGCTCTTCTCCTCATTGTAGCTGTTCTACAG GATCACACAGCAGCTGCTGTTAAATATCCTCTGGATATGGCGCTGAACTCAGTTGATGATCAGTATGATGGATGCACAGACAACATGACAGTTTGGGTGAAAACAGAATATCTGCCGAAGGAACTCAACAACTCTAAATCTAATTTCAAAGAAGCTTGGAAAGAGGctgaaaaccatttta atgctaaaaaaaacataacagaTGATTATTTATTTGCCATCTATATGTACACTGGTGATAAAGTGTTTCGTGATTTCAATAATGCCACTCGTTCTGGCAGGCAAAACTACACACTTGGGCAATATGGCTGGTATTCACTTCACTTCCTGTTAACAGAGGCCTTACAGAttctgaaaaaaacacaaaatagatGCTTTAATACTTTTCGTGGTACAAAATCAGAGTTTGAACTTCTCAACAACACAATTCGTTTTGGGTCTTTTGCATCTTCCTCTTACGAACCGAAAAAGGCAACGTTTTTTGGAAATAAATCTTGTTTTGAGATTCACACTTGTGAAGGTGCTGAAATTACGAATCATTCCAAGCTTAATCATGAGAAAGAGGTGCTGATTCCTCCATATGAGATGTTTAGAGTCATTGAAACCAAGACAATTGATAAGCAGAAAGGTCTGTGGTGTGAAACTGTGTATGTGTTGAACAGCACTGGAATAAGGAGTGACCTGAACTGTGCTCTGACCAACCAAACTCATGGAAAGCATAATATGTTGCCTTGA